A genomic region of Candidatus Baltobacteraceae bacterium contains the following coding sequences:
- a CDS encoding response regulator transcription factor yields the protein MTVVTNPAPTTRVLVVGSDTRVRTAITRLLSLESGIDAAATASSIERARTNAGVIIDEALLHDLKDLSIADFIAMVKSLPPAVPERARRRHLRPVCGGRDIREVLSDRELQVVRLVAEGLSNKQISLRLRLSDKTVKNHLSHILAKMNLSARTQVAVHALRTGLA from the coding sequence ATGACCGTCGTCACCAATCCGGCGCCCACCACGCGCGTACTCGTGGTCGGCTCCGACACGCGGGTCCGAACCGCGATCACACGCCTGCTCTCACTCGAGAGCGGCATCGACGCGGCCGCGACCGCCTCCTCGATTGAACGCGCCCGTACCAACGCCGGCGTCATCATCGACGAAGCGCTGCTGCACGACCTGAAAGACCTCTCGATCGCCGATTTCATCGCTATGGTGAAGAGCCTGCCGCCGGCGGTGCCGGAGCGGGCGCGGAGACGCCACCTACGCCCGGTCTGCGGCGGCCGCGACATCCGCGAGGTGTTATCCGACCGGGAGCTCCAGGTCGTCCGGCTGGTAGCCGAAGGCCTGTCCAACAAACAGATCAGCCTTCGGTTGCGGCTTTCGGATAAAACCGTGAAGAATCACCTCTCGCACATCCTGGCCAAGATGAACCTTTCAGCTCGCACGCAGGTCGCAGTGCACGCGCTGCGCACCGGCCTGGCCTGA
- a CDS encoding BTAD domain-containing putative transcriptional regulator — MVGEAVRREALLERLARVDPRVVAIIAPAGFGKTSLIRQYLAERGGGVVCDCGRVRDDLDLARRLMPALAAADPARAGDLTRRELLLGDGGTSIADRVALALEAWREPSQDCIVFESAEDLLAAPSARDLLARMLEVRPPGRTVVICSREPLRIHVARYAVPHEIFSLRAPDLAFDANDIRNIFAPYDVDERGLERIVHVSRGWPIAVFLLRRFAGEGRIGTLLERLDDVAFDELHDYLADEVLAGLPAPMLRALFACAAIPQANAEDLRAALDDPAIVDELAELAKETAFVERSDAGVFSLHPLLAALLLERGDERRHALLRTLAGEYERRGDHQRAAELHLARGDQQAAAHALAAYEVARDPAPSMRYARVLSGLDRNLVARYPRLWGVTALMRMFCVDSSALLDEAETVWRTLSPDTSAMERYYVFAFRIVLMSYIGRIDEALLAIDEFGVHTGFTDPPKSTLDAQVLYLRGLLRARRGNFDLAERDLNAALPLVDVMDVTASGTYLALGADIARVRGEWSLERQFLARAHDRAVSSGLANFIAFDTAESLIAAWFSGDRAAFNAIASELESTVAHNGIAGFAYLAGVARGRHVAPTAVDLPKFVVFGHLIALSRSRDESERAALARAALELATRIRVPFVEALAAIALALSDSASFDAAAESALASAARCDAPAFIHAVDAFRNQHENVGMLSSFIEQITRDRSEAAPLAIEVLAGRVRVEGRSVHLPGRESELLAALAQRRDPTPRTRLAAMLWPDLDEFASRNALSVCLHRLRSHLGRDDLVERDGDGYRLHAGAFVDLWEIDRAVMAMRARDRLRETDRAALLRAWVRLCEERAGSLERWEWFEPVARRFDDLRTALAHRLANDALDRGDPDAALEFASKVIGDDPCDETAREIAIRAHLAAGDRAAALRNYRQYRDILRTELQVEPSAALAALVAGG; from the coding sequence ATGGTGGGTGAGGCGGTCCGGCGTGAGGCGCTTCTCGAACGGCTGGCGCGGGTGGATCCCCGGGTCGTGGCGATCATCGCGCCGGCAGGCTTCGGGAAGACCAGCCTGATCCGCCAATATCTGGCCGAGCGCGGCGGCGGCGTGGTCTGCGATTGCGGGCGCGTTCGCGACGACCTCGATTTGGCGCGGCGCCTGATGCCGGCGCTGGCGGCGGCCGACCCGGCTCGAGCGGGCGATCTCACCCGGCGCGAGCTGCTGCTCGGAGACGGCGGCACGAGCATCGCCGACCGGGTCGCGCTCGCACTCGAGGCCTGGCGCGAGCCCTCGCAGGATTGCATCGTGTTCGAGAGCGCCGAGGATCTGCTCGCCGCGCCGTCCGCGCGCGACCTCTTGGCACGCATGCTGGAAGTACGCCCGCCTGGCCGCACGGTCGTGATTTGCTCGCGCGAGCCGCTGCGCATTCATGTCGCCCGCTATGCCGTGCCGCACGAGATATTTTCGCTGCGCGCGCCCGATCTCGCGTTCGACGCGAACGATATCCGCAACATCTTCGCGCCCTATGACGTCGACGAGCGGGGGCTGGAGCGGATCGTCCACGTTTCCCGCGGCTGGCCGATTGCAGTGTTTCTGCTCCGGCGATTTGCGGGTGAGGGACGAATCGGGACGCTGCTCGAGCGGCTCGACGACGTCGCGTTCGACGAACTGCACGACTATCTGGCAGACGAGGTGCTTGCCGGTCTGCCGGCGCCGATGCTCCGTGCGCTCTTCGCGTGCGCCGCGATTCCGCAGGCAAACGCCGAGGATCTGCGCGCCGCCCTCGACGATCCGGCGATCGTCGACGAACTCGCCGAACTGGCCAAGGAGACGGCATTCGTCGAGCGGAGCGACGCCGGCGTCTTCAGCCTGCATCCATTGCTCGCGGCGCTGTTGCTGGAGCGCGGCGACGAACGCCGGCATGCACTGCTTCGAACGCTCGCCGGCGAGTACGAACGCCGGGGCGATCATCAACGCGCGGCCGAATTGCATTTGGCGCGCGGCGACCAGCAAGCGGCCGCGCACGCGCTGGCGGCCTACGAGGTCGCGCGCGATCCCGCCCCGTCGATGCGCTATGCGCGCGTACTCTCGGGGTTGGATCGGAACTTGGTGGCGCGCTATCCGCGATTGTGGGGCGTTACCGCGCTGATGCGCATGTTTTGCGTCGATAGTTCGGCGCTGCTCGACGAAGCCGAGACCGTCTGGCGAACGCTCTCGCCCGACACCTCCGCGATGGAACGCTATTATGTCTTCGCTTTCCGAATTGTGTTGATGAGTTATATCGGCAGGATCGACGAAGCGCTCCTTGCCATCGACGAATTCGGCGTGCATACCGGGTTTACGGATCCCCCGAAAAGCACGCTCGACGCGCAAGTTCTGTACTTGCGCGGGCTGCTGCGAGCGCGGCGCGGAAATTTCGATTTGGCCGAACGCGATCTCAACGCGGCGCTGCCGCTCGTGGACGTGATGGACGTGACCGCTTCCGGCACGTATCTAGCGCTCGGAGCCGATATCGCGCGCGTGCGCGGCGAATGGTCGCTCGAACGTCAATTCCTGGCACGCGCGCACGATCGCGCCGTCTCTTCGGGTCTTGCGAATTTCATCGCTTTTGACACCGCCGAATCACTGATTGCCGCGTGGTTCTCCGGCGACCGCGCCGCCTTCAATGCGATCGCCTCCGAGCTGGAGAGCACGGTTGCGCACAACGGCATCGCCGGTTTTGCGTATCTCGCCGGCGTCGCGCGCGGTCGTCACGTCGCCCCGACGGCAGTGGATCTTCCGAAGTTCGTCGTTTTCGGCCATTTGATCGCGCTCTCGCGCTCGCGCGACGAGTCGGAACGGGCAGCGCTGGCGCGTGCAGCGCTCGAGCTGGCCACGCGCATTCGCGTGCCCTTCGTCGAAGCGCTGGCGGCGATCGCCCTGGCGCTGAGCGATTCGGCGTCGTTCGATGCGGCGGCCGAATCGGCCCTTGCGTCCGCGGCGCGCTGCGACGCGCCGGCATTCATCCACGCCGTTGATGCATTCCGAAATCAACACGAGAACGTTGGCATGCTCTCGAGTTTCATCGAGCAGATCACGCGCGATCGCAGCGAAGCGGCACCGCTTGCAATCGAAGTGCTGGCCGGGCGGGTTCGCGTCGAGGGCCGCTCGGTTCATTTGCCGGGCCGTGAATCGGAATTGCTGGCCGCGTTGGCGCAGCGGCGCGATCCAACCCCGCGCACGCGGCTTGCCGCGATGCTTTGGCCCGATCTCGACGAGTTCGCGTCACGCAACGCGCTCAGCGTTTGCCTTCACCGCCTGCGTTCGCATTTGGGCCGCGACGATCTCGTCGAACGCGACGGTGACGGTTATCGGCTGCATGCGGGCGCATTCGTCGACCTCTGGGAAATCGACCGTGCGGTGATGGCGATGCGCGCCCGCGACCGTCTGCGCGAAACCGACCGCGCGGCGCTCCTGCGGGCGTGGGTGCGGCTGTGCGAAGAGCGGGCCGGTTCGCTCGAGCGCTGGGAATGGTTCGAACCGGTTGCGCGCCGATTCGACGACCTGCGGACGGCGCTGGCGCACCGGCTGGCCAACGACGCGCTCGACCGCGGCGATCCCGATGCAGCCCTCGAGTTCGCGTCGAAGGTCATCGGCGATGATCCTTGCGACGAAACGGCGCGCGAGATCGCGATTCGCGCCCACCTGGCTGCGGGCGATCGGGCCGCGGCATTGCGGAACTACCGTCAATACCGGGACATCCTGCGCACCGAGCTGCAGGTCGAGCCGTCCGCCGCGCTGGCGGCGCTCGTGGCGGGAGGATAG
- a CDS encoding antibiotic biosynthesis monooxygenase: protein MIEVLYRYRVHPAQARAFEHAYGSTGPWAMLFRGKPGFRRTRLFRHKTEPGVYICIDAWDSKADYDAFRVAHAHAYGQLDRDLHLLYLEELLLGYYEGEEEYRAALDASS from the coding sequence ATGATCGAGGTGCTCTACCGGTATCGCGTCCATCCTGCGCAGGCGCGCGCCTTCGAGCATGCGTACGGATCGACCGGTCCATGGGCGATGCTCTTCCGCGGCAAGCCCGGATTCCGGCGGACACGGCTCTTCCGGCACAAAACCGAGCCGGGCGTCTATATCTGCATCGATGCGTGGGACAGCAAAGCCGATTACGATGCCTTCCGGGTTGCGCACGCGCATGCGTACGGCCAGCTCGACCGCGATCTGCATCTGCTCTATCTGGAGGAGTTACTGCTGGGGTATTATGAGGGAGAGGAAGAGTATCGGGCCGCGCTCGATGCCTCGTCCTAG
- a CDS encoding LuxR C-terminal-related transcriptional regulator codes for MIRPVRPDGKIETGGVFVPIVRRRVIDRIASAAMQRVVLIVAPAGYGKSVALRQYLGGLTDPHVCYDVLPDNAGLLGFLRGFADAIAEIAPDARSTLAGAYESNASAQSPGVDLALWMHSHLRAFRGVIAIDDLHVAQGDREVARFITSLIERTKSRVQWIIASRATTGLPIGTWLAYGESDLAIDEHDLKFSVEEAKEAARTFKLAVRDEEIFELLHLTDGWATALTFALRSTTRSVDLRNISSMTREMIYRYLAEQVYQTLSDEEQRFVETAALLPEFDIAVMVAAGFDRTLALIEDLRARVAFVHEYEPGRYRLHDLFRDFARREFERRGNEAQRQTLARLGGILEQMGRLPEALRLYVECGSAQDSLRLLAEHGIQLLDTGFADEVDFATSASPNLQYAADPAIVGLRGLLDLAGDRLGDAERKIMRALRSLDHGALCAELRLRLATDQCNRGQNVTELLSPVLSEETLPAAMRAYGQALIARCFARTNDSRRALALVADVERVIDSLDDDQWRSRLLLQLSMVYETMHEMEVARLMNVRAAELSSRIALWSVASRSNRNLSLIALMHDNDSASSLWFAQQAAAAATRAGNYADLQYALVMILSLETRRGNADRTAQIEKQLAEFNGGEGIKRADYIASSQAHRHAWVGRYADAHRLFGSVLDRQFHAPDRALVRACYALCLALDGQTKESGAAVGKALAIIDEQAGAPGAYGAMFFDFALLLLVLAEVLAGRHTYAQRLLKHDRQSSHEAVSCMLRAVEEIARAARTPSYALDDLEPSLEALREFGFAGYGHYLRNVADQLERHHEPETSIALTPSELRVVRDLAAGLTPKQIAAEMGRSVYTVQTHIQNLIEKFGCHGRAEAIAAARRSGLLDEI; via the coding sequence ATGATCCGACCTGTTCGCCCTGACGGTAAGATTGAGACCGGCGGGGTTTTTGTTCCGATCGTCCGGCGGCGCGTCATCGACCGAATCGCGTCCGCTGCGATGCAGCGCGTCGTCTTGATCGTCGCTCCCGCCGGCTACGGAAAATCCGTTGCGCTGCGCCAGTATCTCGGCGGTTTGACCGATCCCCACGTCTGCTACGACGTGCTTCCCGACAACGCCGGTCTGCTCGGATTTTTGCGCGGTTTCGCCGATGCGATAGCCGAGATTGCTCCCGATGCCCGCAGCACCCTTGCCGGTGCATATGAATCGAACGCGAGCGCGCAATCACCCGGGGTCGACCTCGCGCTTTGGATGCACTCGCACCTGCGCGCGTTTCGGGGCGTGATCGCGATCGACGATCTCCACGTCGCGCAAGGCGATCGTGAGGTGGCGCGATTCATCACCTCGCTGATCGAACGCACCAAAAGCCGCGTGCAGTGGATCATCGCGTCGCGCGCGACGACGGGATTACCGATCGGAACGTGGCTAGCCTACGGCGAGAGCGACCTGGCGATCGACGAACACGACCTCAAGTTCTCCGTCGAAGAGGCCAAGGAAGCCGCGCGAACGTTCAAGCTCGCGGTGCGGGACGAGGAGATCTTCGAACTGCTCCATCTCACCGACGGCTGGGCGACGGCGTTGACGTTCGCGCTTCGCTCGACGACCCGCTCGGTCGATTTGCGCAACATCTCGTCGATGACGCGCGAGATGATCTACCGGTATCTGGCCGAGCAGGTTTATCAAACGCTCAGCGACGAGGAGCAGCGCTTCGTCGAGACGGCCGCACTCTTGCCCGAATTCGATATCGCCGTCATGGTGGCGGCGGGTTTCGATCGCACGCTGGCGTTGATCGAGGATTTGCGCGCCCGCGTCGCATTCGTTCACGAGTACGAACCGGGACGCTATCGGCTGCACGATCTCTTCCGCGATTTCGCGCGTCGCGAATTCGAGCGGCGCGGCAACGAGGCGCAGCGCCAAACGCTCGCGCGGCTTGGCGGAATCCTCGAACAGATGGGACGGCTTCCGGAAGCGCTGCGTCTGTACGTCGAGTGCGGCTCGGCGCAGGATTCGCTGCGCTTGTTGGCCGAGCACGGCATTCAACTGCTCGACACGGGGTTTGCCGACGAAGTGGACTTCGCGACCAGCGCGTCGCCGAATCTCCAGTATGCGGCCGATCCGGCGATCGTGGGGCTGCGGGGGCTGCTCGACCTAGCCGGCGACCGGCTCGGCGATGCCGAGCGCAAGATCATGCGGGCGCTGCGTTCGCTCGATCACGGCGCGTTGTGCGCGGAACTGAGGCTGCGTCTGGCGACCGATCAGTGTAACCGCGGACAAAATGTCACCGAACTGCTCAGTCCGGTTCTTTCCGAAGAGACGCTGCCTGCAGCAATGCGGGCCTACGGCCAGGCGCTGATCGCGCGCTGCTTCGCGCGCACGAACGATTCGCGCAGAGCGCTCGCGTTGGTCGCGGACGTCGAGAGGGTGATCGACTCGCTCGATGACGACCAATGGCGATCGCGCCTCTTGCTGCAGCTCTCGATGGTGTATGAAACCATGCACGAGATGGAGGTCGCACGGCTGATGAACGTCCGGGCGGCCGAACTGAGCTCGCGCATCGCGCTGTGGAGCGTCGCGTCGCGCTCCAACCGGAACCTGTCGCTGATTGCGCTGATGCATGATAACGACTCGGCTTCGAGCCTGTGGTTCGCGCAGCAAGCGGCGGCGGCGGCGACCCGGGCCGGCAACTATGCCGATCTGCAATATGCGCTCGTGATGATCTTGAGCCTCGAAACACGCCGCGGAAACGCCGACCGCACCGCGCAAATCGAGAAACAGCTGGCCGAGTTCAACGGCGGCGAAGGCATCAAACGAGCCGACTACATCGCCTCCAGCCAGGCGCACCGGCACGCCTGGGTGGGACGCTATGCCGACGCGCACCGGCTCTTCGGAAGCGTGCTCGACCGGCAGTTTCACGCGCCCGACCGCGCGCTGGTCCGCGCCTGCTACGCGCTCTGTCTTGCACTCGACGGCCAGACCAAAGAAAGCGGGGCCGCCGTCGGCAAGGCGCTGGCGATCATCGACGAACAAGCCGGAGCGCCGGGTGCCTACGGCGCGATGTTTTTCGACTTTGCGCTGCTCTTGCTCGTCCTCGCCGAGGTCTTGGCGGGGCGCCACACCTACGCGCAGCGCTTACTCAAGCACGACCGGCAAAGTTCGCATGAAGCGGTGAGCTGCATGCTGCGCGCGGTGGAAGAGATCGCCCGCGCCGCAAGGACGCCTTCCTACGCCCTCGACGACCTCGAGCCGTCGCTCGAAGCGCTGCGCGAGTTCGGATTTGCCGGCTACGGCCACTATCTGCGCAACGTCGCCGACCAGCTCGAGCGACACCACGAGCCGGAGACGAGCATCGCGCTGACCCCGTCGGAGCTGCGCGTCGTTCGCGATCTCGCGGCGGGATTGACGCCCAAACAGATTGCGGCCGAAATGGGACGCTCGGTCTATACCGTCCAGACCCACATCCAGAACCTGATCGAGAAGTTCGGGTGCCACGGAAGGGCCGAGGCGATCGCCGCCGCCCGGCGCAGTGGGCTCCTCGATGAGATCTGA
- a CDS encoding HD-GYP domain-containing protein: MASARTLTALGAALGERIPELARCAVGYVTIPSLTGDSAVEATLGVLLDRLCLSLTLAKPVGLTTWAERESPRIGRAAIVDVASAATHTIAVAATAYDADQRRLLAFLDVLAGEIERAALGGDGEELLDRPGAEATVALLSMLAERDYGTCCHSKATAEWARRLARAMDCDEPATEFIAICGLLHDIGKISTPDHVLLKPSPLSLEEWEVMRDHAASGSRILSQIPALASCAVVVRAHHERFDGTGYPDGLYGTGIPFEARLVAVADAFHAMISERPYREPVAPRHALQILQDGRASQWDPDVVDAMVGMFSRRTTIVSHAHTNVSSA, from the coding sequence ATGGCTTCTGCCCGCACCCTCACTGCTTTAGGCGCCGCCCTCGGGGAACGAATTCCCGAGTTGGCGCGATGCGCCGTCGGATACGTTACGATCCCGTCGCTGACGGGGGACAGCGCGGTCGAAGCGACGCTCGGCGTCTTGCTGGACCGCCTGTGCCTCTCGCTGACGCTGGCGAAGCCGGTGGGCTTGACGACCTGGGCCGAGCGCGAGTCGCCCAGGATCGGCCGGGCAGCGATCGTCGATGTTGCAAGCGCGGCTACGCATACGATTGCGGTGGCCGCTACCGCGTACGATGCCGATCAGCGCCGCCTTCTGGCTTTTCTCGACGTGCTGGCGGGCGAGATCGAGCGGGCCGCGCTCGGCGGCGACGGTGAGGAGCTGCTGGATCGGCCCGGAGCCGAAGCGACGGTCGCGCTCCTCTCGATGCTCGCCGAGCGAGACTACGGAACGTGCTGCCACTCCAAGGCAACGGCGGAATGGGCGCGGCGGCTCGCACGGGCGATGGACTGCGATGAACCGGCAACGGAGTTCATCGCGATCTGCGGACTGCTCCACGACATCGGCAAAATCTCGACTCCCGATCATGTGCTGCTCAAACCTTCGCCCCTCTCGCTCGAGGAGTGGGAGGTCATGCGCGATCACGCCGCGTCGGGCTCACGAATTCTCAGCCAGATTCCGGCGCTGGCGAGCTGTGCGGTCGTCGTCCGGGCCCATCACGAACGCTTCGACGGTACCGGATATCCGGACGGACTCTACGGGACGGGCATCCCGTTCGAGGCGCGTCTGGTCGCCGTGGCGGATGCGTTTCACGCGATGATCAGCGAGCGGCCTTATCGCGAGCCCGTCGCTCCGCGTCATGCGCTGCAGATTCTGCAAGATGGCCGCGCGTCGCAGTGGGATCCCGACGTCGTCGACGCGATGGTCGGGATGTTCTCGCGCCGCACGACGATCGTCTCGCACGCGCATACCAACGTTTCCTCTGCGTAG
- a CDS encoding response regulator transcription factor, with translation MTTARVAVIDDDRMVREMLELGLSREGYEVQSAADGVAALDLVRRFDPEVIVLDIMMPKIDGIALLPKLREITHAPILMLTAKGGTEDKVQSLTAGADDYLVKPFVFEELIARLQAKLRRPQLIEENVLRWRDLALNPQTRELWRGRESIDLTQREFDLLSVFMREPRRVFSKDHLLEIVWGHDFEGGPNIVETYISYLRAKIDRPGERGSFIRTVRGVGYGLSQQN, from the coding sequence GTGACAACTGCCCGGGTGGCCGTCATCGACGACGACCGCATGGTCCGAGAAATGCTCGAGCTGGGACTTTCCCGCGAGGGCTACGAGGTTCAAAGCGCTGCCGACGGGGTGGCCGCGCTCGACTTGGTGCGGCGCTTCGATCCTGAAGTGATCGTGCTGGATATCATGATGCCGAAGATCGATGGAATCGCACTGCTCCCGAAGCTGCGAGAGATTACGCACGCCCCGATCCTCATGCTCACCGCCAAGGGCGGCACCGAAGACAAGGTCCAGAGCTTGACCGCCGGCGCCGACGATTATCTGGTCAAGCCTTTCGTTTTCGAAGAACTCATCGCGCGTCTGCAAGCCAAGCTTCGCCGGCCGCAGCTCATCGAAGAGAACGTCCTGCGCTGGCGCGATCTCGCGCTGAATCCGCAGACCCGTGAGCTGTGGCGCGGGCGGGAGAGCATCGATCTGACGCAGCGTGAATTCGATCTGCTCTCGGTGTTCATGCGCGAACCGCGGCGCGTTTTCAGCAAGGATCATCTGCTGGAGATCGTCTGGGGTCACGATTTCGAGGGCGGCCCGAATATCGTCGAGACCTACATCTCGTATCTGCGCGCAAAAATCGACCGACCCGGTGAGCGCGGCTCGTTCATCCGAACCGTGCGTGGGGTAGGGTACGGGCTCTCCCAGCAAAATTAA
- a CDS encoding HAMP domain-containing sensor histidine kinase gives MKLSIASRLSLMYAVLLGITVAVVIIASSIALVLELDSFSHNIVLAKHEEARVLVDQYQADGVPLAKAAPQVANALSGMGLSVAVFDARGKFLGGDKNVHPRVLGRLITARIHGGAFLFGRGPGSSPPPRQPRGTFYIRTGGPGPSALPPPMPFNVAFVDGGFVAFEASLPLLLVSLIPYWRVVVIVAIVAMVLSWLIGRVFANQALRPINDLTASLNALAGGDFTQRRFVAPGGDEIGTLTQAYNDAAASVASAMNERRETEERMRQFVADAGHELRTPLTVIGGYIDVLRRGALAEPTIARQILGTMSLEKEHMRSLIDRLMRLARLDAETPPRAEPIDLAELLRNQCDAARRLDETREIDYSVDGAETVVGDRTELGEALWNVVENALKYAPDAPIHLRAVKVNGNTTITVRDEGPGMTESERLHAFERFYRGDQRGEIAGSGLGLAIAKRAVERAGGSIDIESAPARGTTVKITL, from the coding sequence ATGAAGCTTTCGATCGCGTCGCGCCTCTCGTTGATGTACGCGGTTCTGCTGGGTATTACCGTGGCGGTCGTGATCATCGCCTCGAGCATCGCGCTGGTCCTCGAGCTCGACAGCTTCAGTCACAACATCGTCTTGGCCAAGCACGAAGAGGCGCGCGTGCTGGTCGACCAATATCAGGCCGACGGCGTTCCGCTTGCAAAGGCCGCGCCGCAGGTCGCGAACGCGCTCAGCGGTATGGGGCTGAGCGTCGCGGTCTTCGACGCGCGCGGCAAGTTCCTCGGCGGCGATAAGAACGTCCATCCGCGCGTGCTGGGCCGCTTGATCACGGCGCGCATTCATGGCGGCGCTTTTTTGTTCGGAAGGGGCCCCGGATCCTCGCCGCCGCCGCGGCAGCCGCGCGGTACGTTCTACATTCGCACCGGCGGGCCGGGGCCGAGCGCTTTGCCGCCGCCGATGCCGTTCAACGTCGCCTTCGTCGACGGCGGTTTCGTAGCGTTCGAGGCGTCGCTGCCGCTGCTGCTCGTCTCACTGATTCCGTATTGGCGGGTGGTCGTCATTGTCGCGATCGTCGCGATGGTTCTCTCGTGGCTGATCGGCCGCGTGTTCGCGAATCAGGCATTGCGGCCGATCAACGATCTGACCGCATCGCTCAACGCGCTCGCCGGCGGCGATTTCACGCAGCGGCGCTTCGTTGCGCCCGGCGGCGACGAGATCGGCACCCTGACGCAGGCCTACAACGACGCGGCGGCGAGCGTCGCAAGCGCGATGAACGAGCGCCGCGAAACCGAGGAGCGCATGCGGCAGTTTGTGGCCGACGCGGGTCACGAGCTGCGCACGCCGCTCACGGTGATCGGCGGGTACATCGACGTGCTGCGGCGCGGTGCGCTTGCGGAACCGACGATCGCCCGGCAGATTCTGGGAACGATGTCGCTCGAGAAAGAGCACATGCGCAGCTTGATCGATCGGCTGATGCGGCTGGCCCGCCTCGACGCCGAAACGCCGCCCCGCGCGGAGCCGATCGATCTTGCAGAACTGCTGCGCAATCAATGTGACGCGGCACGGCGGCTGGATGAGACGCGGGAGATCGACTACAGCGTGGACGGCGCCGAGACGGTGGTCGGCGATCGCACCGAGCTCGGCGAAGCGCTTTGGAACGTGGTCGAGAACGCGCTCAAGTACGCGCCGGACGCGCCGATCCATTTGCGCGCGGTCAAGGTGAACGGGAACACGACGATCACGGTGCGCGACGAAGGGCCGGGCATGACCGAATCCGAGCGGCTCCATGCATTCGAGCGATTTTATCGCGGCGACCAGCGGGGAGAGATTGCCGGGAGTGGATTGGGCCTGGCGATTGCCAAGCGCGCGGTCGAACGTGCCGGCGGCTCGATCGATATCGAGAGCGCGCCCGCGCGGGGTACGACCGTGAAGATTACCTTATAG